The sequence GTTGATCATGTCACCGAGCGATTCGCTCTGAACGCCGACAGTCAGGTCGTGGAACTGGCCAGCAACGATGGCTACCTGCTGCAGAACTTCGTCAGCAAGGGCATCCCCTGCCTCGGCATCGAGCCGGCCGCCAACTGTGCCAAAGTTGCCATCGAGAAAGGCGTCCCCACTCGCGTTGAGTACTTCGGCGTTGAGCCGGCCAAGCGAATTGTCGCCGAAGGGATCAAAGCCGATCTGTTGATCGCCAATAACTGTCTGGCCCACGTTCATGACCTGAATGATTTTGTCGGCGGCATGAAGACGATTCTCGCCGATCAGGGTGTCCTCACCGTCGAGTTCCCCACGGCTGTCAATATGATCGAACTCAATCAGTTCGACACGATCTACCAGGAACATTACTGCTACTTCTCATTGACCACGCTGCAGAAGGTCTATCGCCATCACGGGATGGAAATCTTTGATCTCGACGAGATCCCGACCCACGGCGGCTCTCTGAGAATCTATGTCCGCCACATCGAAGATACGACCAAGCCCATCTCTTCGGCCGTTCACGACATGCTCGCTCTCGAAGAAGCCAAAGGCTTCACCGAGATGTCGACTTACACCGGATTCGCCGAGAACGTGAAGGAAGTCAAACGGGCTCTGCTGAGTTTCCTGATCGAAGCAAAACGCGAAGGCAAGCAGGTCGTCGGTTACGGGGCTCCCGGCAAGGGGAACACCCTGCTCAACTACTGTGGAATCCGCGAAGACTTCCTCGACTACGTGGTCGACCGGAACCCGTACAAGCACGGCAAGTATCTGCCGGGAACACATATCCCCGTTCACGCGACGGAGAAGATTGCCGAGACCCGTCCTGATTACATCCTGATTCTCCCCTGGAATCTGAAATCAGAGATTACCGAGCAGCTGGAATACACACGGGAATGGGGTGCGAAACTCGTTGTCCCGATTCCGCATCTCGAAGTTTACTAAGCAGCGTTCTCTCAGGAACACGCCGGCAGGCTCGTGTCGCCGACGTGTTCCCGGAGAGGAATGCTCTCAACAAATACAACGATACACAGTTAGGTTAGGCCACCATGAAAGTCGTTCTGTTCTGCGGCGGACTCGGGATGCGACTTCGGGAGTACTCGGAGACGGTTCCCAAACCGATGGTCCAGATCGGATACCGTCCGATTCTGTGGCACGTGATGAAGTACTACGCCCATTATGGGCACAAGGATTTCATCCTTTGCCTCGGCTGGAAAGCGGACGTCATCAAACGGTACTTCCTGGAGTACGACGAGTGCGTCTCCAACGACTTCGTGCTGTCCGGCGGGGGGCAATCGGTTGACCTCATCAACCGGGACATCCAGGACTGGAATATCACGTTTGTCGATACGGGAACGTCGTCCAACATTGGCGAACGGCTGATGGCGGTTCGTCCCTTCCTCGAGGGCGAGGAAACGTTTCTCGCGAACTACGCCGACGGGCTGAGTGACTTCCCGTTGCCCAAGCTGATCGACTTCCATCGCGACACCGAGTCGGTCGCAAGTTTTCTGGCGGTCAAGCCGATGCAGAGCTTCCACTCGGTCACGACCACGGAGTCTGGCCACGTGCAGAAGATCGAAGCCGTCACCGAGTCGGACACCTGGATCAATGCCGGCTTCTTCGTCCTCAATAATCAGATCTTTGATTACATGAACGACGGCGACGAACTGGTGATTGAACCGTTCCAGCGACTGATTGAGAAGGACCGCTTAACGGCTTACCGTTACCCAGGCTTCTTCGCGTGCATGGACACCTTCAAGGAGAAGCAGACCCTCGATGACATGTACTCGCGCGGGGACACCCCCTGGGAAGTGTGGAACAAGAAGCGGAAACAAGCCGCGACCGACCCAGACCTGCGCCTTCTCAACGAAGTGAATTCACTCTCGAACGAGCTTCAGCAGGCCGGCAAGCCAGACGTGAAGTCAGGAATCGCCACCGCATCGCACAGCTCTTCAACGGGAATCGGGTACTGATGAATCCATTCACGACCGCCAGTTGTCGAACGGTTCTCTGTGTCGGGGCTCACGCCGATGATATCGAGATTGGCTGCGGAGGCACCCTGCTTCACCTGACCGACAGCTTTACTGATTGCCAGGTGATCTGGGTTGTCCTGAGCAGTAACGACGTTCGCCATCAGGAAGCTCAGGAGAGTGCCGGGAAGTGGCTGGAACGGGTCGAGCGAACCTCCGTTCGTATCGAGTCGTTCCGAGACAGTTACTTCCCTGCCCAGTGGGCGGAACTGAAAGATTACATGCACGGTCTGGCTCGCGAATTTCAGCCGGATCTGATCTTCACGCACAGTTCAGCGGATCGGCATCAGGATCACCGGGTCGTTTCTGAGCTGACCCATTGCGCGTTTCGGAATCACGTGATCTGCGAATACGAGATCCCGAAGTACGACGGAGACCTGAAGACGCCGAACTGTTATGTTCCCTTAACGACCTCGATCGCTGATCGAAAGATCGAGCTGTTAATGGAGAGCTTCCCCAGTCAGCACGAGAAAGACTGGTACGACGCAGAAACGTTTCGTGCGCTGCTGAGAATCCGCGGTATGGAATGCCATTCGAAGTCGAGAATGGCGGAAGGATTTCACGTTCGGAAGTTTTCACTCTTTACGTAACCGCTCCGCCAGCGAACAACCGTGAACTCCATGCCTCTCTCGGGCGACCATCAATTGGAGTTACCGATGGTGGCTCCGATGATCGATCCTTCCAGCAGGTGCCGTTCAAGATAGGCCAGGCACGCTTCCGGGAATGTGTATCGCAAATAGATGCGATCCCCCGGTTTGATGATGATCTGTTGGGCCGGGTCATGCATCGCTTTGGCCAGGTCGATGCTGATCTGCATCTGGCCCCCTTCCGGAAGCGGACGGGCAATGATCGCCTTGCTGGCCCCGACCGAGACGTCCTGGTTCAGGACGGACGGGCCGCCGATCGACTTCGGGTTCCCGCGGAACTGTCCGAATCGAGCACGGGTCTCGGCAATGGAAATGGCATCCAGAATGTTGATGTCGTAATCACGGGGCAAGGTGTATTGTCCCCCCCCCAGTAAGCCTCCGGTGTAGTAGAACTCCAGCTCTCTGCTCTCGATGAACACGATGTCCCCATCCTGCAGCAGAATATCTTCTGGCGTGAAGGGAATCGGCTCGCCCGGGAAGAGTCGAACGGGGATCCGAATGATGCGGGAACCAGAAGGAACGCCGAGATAATTTCTCAGCTCGTGATCCTGAGTGTAGTCGAGTTCTTCGTAAAGCCCGGCTCCGGGACCCGCCTGGTATTCAGGGGGGTGATAGGCTCCCGAAATCGAATCTGTCGGCCCTTCATATTGCGGCAGATTCGCATACGGCTGCGGTGCCAGCATCGGAGGTGGCTGCCAGCCCGGGAGGCCTGGTTCGGCTGGACCGTTCGCGATTCCGTGGGATGCTGGAGTGACTGGCGTTCCCCCATACCGGGAGATCTGCGAAGCCGGCTGATGGGCACTGACTGAAGACTCTCGGACCGGTAACGCATGGGACGCTGCCGTCGTTCCCTGCGGAGCGGACCGATACGAAGACGCCGCATGCAGGGGACCGGAACGGTAGTTCGATCGATAGCTCGAGGACTGCACCGGCAGCGGGCCGTCTGGTCCCTGAGCGCGAACGGTGACCTGTTCGGCTGGCTTTGAACGCGTCTGGTCTCGCATCGAGAGCGGAGGCGCGGCCATTGGCTGATAATACCCATTCGGAGCGGGGCCGTGGGGATGAACCGGAAGGAAGTGCGGCGGCACGACAGGATCTCGTCGAATGACGTAGATCATGTTCTGCGCGTCGAGCCCCGGGAGACCGCCCGTTTCGGCTAGAGCGTGCAGAACATCATTCTGATAAGCCGGCAGTTCGACGATCCGCCCCGTTCCCTGCTTGTCGGCTTCAAAGTTCACAGACTCCGAGGCACCGAGGTTCCCCTGTCGGTTGTCACTCTCCTGACGAATCACCAGCACTCGCGACGTCCGAGGACGATTCAACGAGACCAGAACCCGAGCCTGATCGGGCTGCAGAAGCGGCCGAACGCCCGTGGTATAGGCCTTGATGACGGCTTCCTGAACCTGATAGATCGTCATCCCCCGCACAAACACGGGCGGAACGAGCGGTAAGGTAATCGTGCCGTTCGCGTGAACAGTTACTGGATATCCCATCCCAGGGCGGTAAATGTCCTGCTGGGGCAGATAAATCGGCGGGGCTTCCTCGATGCCGCCAAGAATGCCTTCGACGAATACGCCGAGAGTGTCCCCAGTGTCGACGAGATGTTCGGGCGGAGGAACCTGCCGAAGCAAAGCGAGATTGATGGTCTTCTGACCGGTCCGGCAGGGAAGTGACAGGCTGGGATCAAGCTTGGTCGCTTTCACCCCTGTCACCGGGTGCATAACTGCGGCGCAGCCGCTGCTGAAGCAAAGCATTCCGAGAACGGCACACAAGACCAGCCTGTTCGTGACGGACATTGTTCGACCAGTGCTCGATTTATTGTCCATAGCCAGATTCATTAGGCATCCGCCAGGTTCGACACGTGCTGTCCCTACATGAGAGGTCACGTGCCCAGCCGTCGACCTGCGAGCCAATGGCTCTACGGTCCGGCGGCGTGCCGTGTCCGATCCTCCCCGTCGTCAATATCGGCACAATCGTCACGATCCGTTAAGGCGGATCGCCCTGGCATCGCCAGAAAAGCGATCCCGGCCGCAGTGCTCACAATCCGGAAATTCGAAGTTTTCCGCACTCCTCGCTCTTCCTGAAAGAAATCGCGTACGGGACGTGCGTTGAGTCCGTTGGGCCGGATTCCCTCATCTATTCTTCAGAATAGACCTCCTTTCAATGGTAGACGCCCCCGTGCAGACGCCCCTCTAAGGCGCGGCTGCTCTGGAAAGACGTGTGGAATCGACCACAACCGGAATAGGGACATCGCGAACGGAACAGGCTTCGACCTTGAGCATCTGTTTCTGTTTTCGCCGACTTCAAGCTCACACTGCCTCATGGATTCATTGTTCCCAAGGAGACACCAATGCAGCACGTCACTGAAAACAGCCCCCTGAACGAATCGATCCGAGACTTCATTTACAAGCAGTTTCCGCTGGCTCAGGAACAACAGCTGGGCGAAACCGATCCGTTGCTTCAGAACGGAGTCATCGATTCTCTGGGAACGCTGGATGTGGTCGCCTTTCTGGAAGAGGAGTTCCACATTGTCATCGACGACGATGATCTGGTCGCCGAGCATTTCGAATCGATCTCAACGATCGCAAACCTTGTCGCATCGAAGCGGTCCTGAAAACCAACGAACCGGCTCGATGCCAGGAGATGGCAGTCACTCATGGACTATCTCGTACACCACATGCTTCGGTCAGCCGCTGGTCGCTTCCCCGAGAAAGAGGCACTCGTCTGCGGGGAAGCCCGACTGAGTTATGCCGAACTTTCAGCGAGCGTCGCTCGCTACGCGGAAGCTCTGTGCCAGATTGGCGTCGAGCGACGCGACCGAATTGGAGTTCTTCTCGATCCTTCGGTCGAGCAGGTCCTTTCGATCTTTGCCGTCTCACAGGCTCAAGCGGTCTTCGTCCCCATTCATCACAGCCTGATGGCCGAGCAAGTCTCGCATATCTGCGCGGACTGCGGCATCACCACACTGATTGTCTCTTCCGGGAAGTACGACGATCTTCAGGAAGCGCTGGAACAATTGCCCGCGATCGAGCGGGTTGTTCTCAGCGATTCGGGGGAACGAGAGAGCGACTCCCATCAGATCTACCCGCTGAATTCTCTGCTTGATCGAGAACTTACCGGATCGCTTTCTGACACCGTCACTGAGAAAGATCTGGCGGCGATCCTGTACACATCGGGCTCGACGGGACGTCCGAAAGGGGTGATGCTGAGTCATGCCAATCTCGTGGCTGGTGCAAGCATCGTGTCGAACTACCTGCGGATCACAGAGCGGGACCGAATTCTCGCGGTCTTGCCGTTCAGCTTCGATGCCGGGCTGAATCAGCTGACAACCGCCGTTCAACAGGGGGCCACGCTCGTCCTCATGCGATTTACGTTCGGACGCGAAGTGGTCTCTCTCGTCGAACGGGAGCACATCACCGGACTCGCCGGGGTGCCTCCGTTCTGGAATCTTCTGATTCAGCCCCGGTCTGGGCTCACATCGGGAGGCATGAAAGGGCTGCGGTACATTACCAATACCGGAGGTCATATGCCCGGCCCGACCCTGGAGGTGCTGCGGCGAGAACTTCCTTCGACCGATATCTACCTGATGTACGGACTCACCGAAGCCTTTCGGTCGACGTACCTCCCTCCTGAGGAACTGGATCGGCGGCCGAATTCTATGGGCCGGGCCATTCCCAATACGGAGATCCTGGTCATCAACGAACAGGGGAAACGTTGCCAACCCGGTGAAGTCGGAGAACTCGTTCATCACGGTCCGACGGTTTCGATGGGCTACTGGGGACATCCCGAACTGACCGCTCGGGTCCTGCGGCCGCATCCCTTCCCGATGTCCAGCAACGACGACGGAGTTCGCGTCTGCTATTCCGGCGACCTTGTGACCCTGGACGACGACGGATTTCTCTACTTTGTCGCCCGCAGAGACAATCAGATCAAAACGTGCGGCTTCCGTGTCAGTCCGACTGAAGTCGAAGAGGCCCTCATGAAGATCGAGGGGATCCATGAGATCGCTGTGGTCGGCACGCCGGACGACCTGATCGGCGAGCACATCAACGCGTTTGCCGTACTTCGGGAAGGGGCCCGGCTGGAAGCGTCCGAGATCATCGCCCGCAGCGCGCTCCTGCTCCCCCGTCATATGGTTCCGAAGCGTGTGTCGTTTCTGGACCGTCTTCCGAAGACGTCCAGCGGCAAAATTGACTACAAGGTCCTGAAGGGGATCTCATTGGAAGATCGGGGCCAGACAGGCTCTGAACTTCAACTTTCCACGAATGGTGCAACATGATTGCCAACGTTGAAGACGTTTCGACCCCGCCGAAGTCCGACTGCGCCCGCAGAATCATTGACCGATGCTTTCAGCAGGACCGTGGGGTTCTGTCGGTCTCGGGACGTTCTATCGAGGCTCTCGCAGAACAGTACGGAACGCCTCTGTACGTCTACTCGGAAGATGTTCAGAGCTCAGCGCACGATCGACTGAAACGTGCTTACGGGAATCGCTTTCAAATCTTCTACTCCATGAAGGCGAATCCGAACCCGGCTCTCGTTCAAAGCTTCCTGCAACGGGGTTGCGGTCTTGAAGTTGCCTCCGCCGGTGAGTTGAAGACGGCTCTCTCTGCGGGATGTTCACCAAACAGGATTCTGTTCGCCGGTCCCGCCAAACGGGATGAGGAACTTCGTTTCGCGGCCTCGTTACCGATCCGGGAAGTGCATGTCGAATCGATGGGCGAAGCCCGTCGGCTCAATCGGATCGCCCAGGAGCTGGGATCGGTCGTCGATATCGCCTTGAGAATCAACCCTGACGCATCGGTCCAGGGAGGCGCGATGAGGATGGGGGGTAAGCCGTCGCCGTTCGGATTCGACGAGGAAGTCCTTGATGAGGTGCTTGCGGAGATCCGAACATTAAAGCAGTTACGAATAACCGGCGTCCACCAGTTCACCGGCACACAGATTCTCGATGCGGACATTCTGCTGAAGCAGTACCGGAAGGCGATTGAACTTGCGCGTCGCGTTGCTAGAACGCTTCCCCATCCGCTGCGGACGATCGACTTTGGTGGCGGGTTGGGGATTCCGTACTTCGAGCACGAGTCTGAGCTCGATCTCAACCAGCTTGCAGAAGGCCTCGCGCCTCTCATCCGGGAAACGGAACGCGATCCTCTCCTGAAGCTGGCCGATCTGGTGATCGAACCAGGACGGTTTCTTGTCGGGGAATCTGGAATCTATGTGGCCCGCGTCATCGACTGCAAGCAGTCGCGAGGCCGCACCTTCGTCCTGCTCGACGGGGGCATGAATCATCAGCTTGCGGCTTCCGGCAATCTGGGTCAGACCATCAAACGGAACTTTCCGATCGCCCTCGTGAACCGTCTTGACGCGGCGATCGATACCAAGGTCGATATCGTCGGCCCGCTGTGCACGCCGCTCGACTCTCTGGCTCGTCAGCTCCCTTTTCCCCAGCCGCGGGTCGGCGATCTGATCGGGGTCTTCCAGTCGGGTGCCTACGGTCTGACCTCAAGTCCAACCGGCTTCCTGAGCCATCCGACGCCGGCCGAAGTTCTGGTGGAAAGCAACTCAGACCGACTCATTTCCAGTTCGAGCAAGACGAGGCCCCTGTGACCGATCTTGAGAAAATCACTTCCGAACATTTCGACAGCATCTACGACACGTTCCTGCGTGACGACGATGAACTGACGACACGTGAGCAGTGGCAAGCTCTGTTTCGTCCCCGGCCGGAGTTCGGAAACGACTATGCGGGCTATGTCCTCAGAGCAGAAGGAAAGCTCGTCGGAATTCTCGGGATGCTTTTCAGTCAACGGCGGATCAACGGAGATCTCGTGCAGCTATGCAATCTCCACACCTGGAAAGTCGATCCCGAATTTCGCGGACACAGTCTTCGGCTCATGCGTCCGGCTCTCTCGCTGACTGACCATACTGTTACCGATTTCACGCCCACCGAATCCGTCCGCCAGATTTCCAGACGACTCGGGTTCCAGTCGCTGGACTCAAGCCTCCGGGTCCTTCTGCCCTGCCCCTCCGTCGTGCCGGCTCGACACAAAATCGAATGCCGAAGAGTGACTTCTGAGGAGATCGCGCCGTCCTCCGAACCAGATCTGCAGAAGATCCTTCTCGACCATCCCACGCCCCTCTTTTCCCAAGTTGAGGTGAGCGTCAACAATCGCCGCTGTCTTGTCGTCTACAGCCGTGTGACGCGGTGGCGGGTGCCTTACTGCTTTGTGCATTTCATCAGCGATCCCGAGCTGTTTGTCGAACATTCGCTGGCAATCCGCAGAGCGATTTCCAGACTCGAAGGCATTGGCACGGTCGTCCTGAACGACCGGCAGTTCCGCAAGTCGCGAATCCCGTTCAGCTTCAAATGGACATTCACCAATGGGCAACTGTTTCGCAGTCGCCAGCTGCAGGAACATCAGATTGACAGTCTGTATTCGGATGTCGCCTATCTTCAACTGGCGACGATTAAGTCCCTGAGTAGTGCCTTTCGGGAAAGACGCTCGAAGAGACAAGTCGCCTCAACCGCCGGAGTATGATTGACCTGCTCCTTGATTCTAGGGATTGCTGGCCGAGACGCGGGCAGGCCCCTGCACTCTTTTCGTCGTACTGATCGGCTTAACGCTATGACCGGTCAATCGAGCCTCGGGGAATTCCATTTCCGATGCGGGCACGGGCTGCCTGGGGACTCACCGCTTGTGAGAGAAGCCTCAATAGTATCCTTTCTGTGCCTAGCAGTCCGAAAAGTGCGTACTTGTCTTGCCGGCAACGTCCCGTAGTATCCATTTCACAA is a genomic window of Rubinisphaera margarita containing:
- a CDS encoding class I SAM-dependent methyltransferase, producing MPPVAESVCKTQPHASAPESRPAIHGCRFCDAPLNHSVVDLGMHPLCENFLTREQLSEEEPFYPLHAYVCERCYLVQVEEYVNGREIFEGEYAYFSSFSSSWLEHARRYVDHVTERFALNADSQVVELASNDGYLLQNFVSKGIPCLGIEPAANCAKVAIEKGVPTRVEYFGVEPAKRIVAEGIKADLLIANNCLAHVHDLNDFVGGMKTILADQGVLTVEFPTAVNMIELNQFDTIYQEHYCYFSLTTLQKVYRHHGMEIFDLDEIPTHGGSLRIYVRHIEDTTKPISSAVHDMLALEEAKGFTEMSTYTGFAENVKEVKRALLSFLIEAKREGKQVVGYGAPGKGNTLLNYCGIREDFLDYVVDRNPYKHGKYLPGTHIPVHATEKIAETRPDYILILPWNLKSEITEQLEYTREWGAKLVVPIPHLEVY
- a CDS encoding glucose-1-phosphate cytidylyltransferase — encoded protein: MKVVLFCGGLGMRLREYSETVPKPMVQIGYRPILWHVMKYYAHYGHKDFILCLGWKADVIKRYFLEYDECVSNDFVLSGGGQSVDLINRDIQDWNITFVDTGTSSNIGERLMAVRPFLEGEETFLANYADGLSDFPLPKLIDFHRDTESVASFLAVKPMQSFHSVTTTESGHVQKIEAVTESDTWINAGFFVLNNQIFDYMNDGDELVIEPFQRLIEKDRLTAYRYPGFFACMDTFKEKQTLDDMYSRGDTPWEVWNKKRKQAATDPDLRLLNEVNSLSNELQQAGKPDVKSGIATASHSSSTGIGY
- a CDS encoding PIG-L deacetylase family protein; the encoded protein is MNPFTTASCRTVLCVGAHADDIEIGCGGTLLHLTDSFTDCQVIWVVLSSNDVRHQEAQESAGKWLERVERTSVRIESFRDSYFPAQWAELKDYMHGLAREFQPDLIFTHSSADRHQDHRVVSELTHCAFRNHVICEYEIPKYDGDLKTPNCYVPLTTSIADRKIELLMESFPSQHEKDWYDAETFRALLRIRGMECHSKSRMAEGFHVRKFSLFT
- a CDS encoding polysaccharide biosynthesis/export family protein, whose product is MKATKLDPSLSLPCRTGQKTINLALLRQVPPPEHLVDTGDTLGVFVEGILGGIEEAPPIYLPQQDIYRPGMGYPVTVHANGTITLPLVPPVFVRGMTIYQVQEAVIKAYTTGVRPLLQPDQARVLVSLNRPRTSRVLVIRQESDNRQGNLGASESVNFEADKQGTGRIVELPAYQNDVLHALAETGGLPGLDAQNMIYVIRRDPVVPPHFLPVHPHGPAPNGYYQPMAAPPLSMRDQTRSKPAEQVTVRAQGPDGPLPVQSSSYRSNYRSGPLHAASSYRSAPQGTTAASHALPVRESSVSAHQPASQISRYGGTPVTPASHGIANGPAEPGLPGWQPPPMLAPQPYANLPQYEGPTDSISGAYHPPEYQAGPGAGLYEELDYTQDHELRNYLGVPSGSRIIRIPVRLFPGEPIPFTPEDILLQDGDIVFIESRELEFYYTGGLLGGGQYTLPRDYDINILDAISIAETRARFGQFRGNPKSIGGPSVLNQDVSVGASKAIIARPLPEGGQMQISIDLAKAMHDPAQQIIIKPGDRIYLRYTFPEACLAYLERHLLEGSIIGATIGNSN
- a CDS encoding acyl carrier protein, producing MQHVTENSPLNESIRDFIYKQFPLAQEQQLGETDPLLQNGVIDSLGTLDVVAFLEEEFHIVIDDDDLVAEHFESISTIANLVASKRS
- a CDS encoding acyl-CoA ligase (AMP-forming), exosortase A system-associated; the encoded protein is MDYLVHHMLRSAAGRFPEKEALVCGEARLSYAELSASVARYAEALCQIGVERRDRIGVLLDPSVEQVLSIFAVSQAQAVFVPIHHSLMAEQVSHICADCGITTLIVSSGKYDDLQEALEQLPAIERVVLSDSGERESDSHQIYPLNSLLDRELTGSLSDTVTEKDLAAILYTSGSTGRPKGVMLSHANLVAGASIVSNYLRITERDRILAVLPFSFDAGLNQLTTAVQQGATLVLMRFTFGREVVSLVEREHITGLAGVPPFWNLLIQPRSGLTSGGMKGLRYITNTGGHMPGPTLEVLRRELPSTDIYLMYGLTEAFRSTYLPPEELDRRPNSMGRAIPNTEILVINEQGKRCQPGEVGELVHHGPTVSMGYWGHPELTARVLRPHPFPMSSNDDGVRVCYSGDLVTLDDDGFLYFVARRDNQIKTCGFRVSPTEVEEALMKIEGIHEIAVVGTPDDLIGEHINAFAVLREGARLEASEIIARSALLLPRHMVPKRVSFLDRLPKTSSGKIDYKVLKGISLEDRGQTGSELQLSTNGAT
- the lysA gene encoding diaminopimelate decarboxylase; this encodes MIANVEDVSTPPKSDCARRIIDRCFQQDRGVLSVSGRSIEALAEQYGTPLYVYSEDVQSSAHDRLKRAYGNRFQIFYSMKANPNPALVQSFLQRGCGLEVASAGELKTALSAGCSPNRILFAGPAKRDEELRFAASLPIREVHVESMGEARRLNRIAQELGSVVDIALRINPDASVQGGAMRMGGKPSPFGFDEEVLDEVLAEIRTLKQLRITGVHQFTGTQILDADILLKQYRKAIELARRVARTLPHPLRTIDFGGGLGIPYFEHESELDLNQLAEGLAPLIRETERDPLLKLADLVIEPGRFLVGESGIYVARVIDCKQSRGRTFVLLDGGMNHQLAASGNLGQTIKRNFPIALVNRLDAAIDTKVDIVGPLCTPLDSLARQLPFPQPRVGDLIGVFQSGAYGLTSSPTGFLSHPTPAEVLVESNSDRLISSSSKTRPL